In Saccharicrinis fermentans DSM 9555 = JCM 21142, a genomic segment contains:
- the tnpC gene encoding IS66 family transposase → MKKQHISHSQNTAQLEAKISALKADLLKKEAVISEKDSSIQKLTQDVEHLAFQNDQMRRLIFGSKRERFIPQVHPDQLTLSFEEEVAAVSKAVKEEQEKIRVEYERRKVRKEHPGRMQLPDQLLVNEIVLEPEQDTTGMICIGQEVTEELDYTPAKLFKNHYIRYKFITKEDEKADQKQVIAPLNRPLHKCIASANLLGMIFTNKYLYHLPIYRTRQMLIQMGVTIPESTLESWIKLGANLLRPLYVVHRLHVFREIYQMIDESPIKVQDRNKKGTCHQGYMWVRYAPLSKSVLFEYYKSRSANGPIDDLSSFRGFVQTDGYSGYTFLAKKAGLTHLSCWAHARRYFDAALKNDQERASHVLSLIQLLYAIEAIAREQNLSHEQRHALRLEKALPVINEIGAYINKHKGSVIPRSPLGKAFEYCKNRWTSLQNYLTNGILEIDSNLVENSIRPLALGRKNYLFAGSHDAAKNIAMFYSFFGTCKKLDIDPQKWLKYVMENIHITPAENFKELLPQFIDKSLLQE, encoded by the coding sequence ATGAAAAAACAGCACATTTCACATAGCCAAAATACTGCTCAACTGGAGGCCAAAATATCGGCTCTGAAAGCGGATCTTTTGAAGAAAGAAGCTGTTATTTCAGAAAAAGACTCTTCCATACAAAAGCTTACGCAGGATGTAGAACATCTTGCTTTTCAGAATGATCAGATGCGTCGTTTAATATTCGGTTCCAAACGAGAACGCTTCATTCCTCAGGTTCATCCCGATCAACTTACATTGTCTTTCGAAGAGGAGGTTGCTGCTGTTTCCAAAGCTGTTAAAGAAGAGCAGGAAAAGATCCGTGTTGAGTATGAACGCAGGAAAGTCAGAAAAGAACATCCTGGCCGTATGCAACTGCCTGATCAATTGCTTGTTAATGAGATTGTTTTAGAGCCGGAGCAAGACACTACAGGTATGATATGTATTGGTCAGGAAGTCACTGAGGAGCTGGATTATACACCTGCAAAATTGTTTAAGAACCATTACATCCGTTACAAGTTTATTACCAAAGAGGACGAGAAAGCCGATCAAAAGCAAGTAATTGCTCCTTTAAACAGACCTCTTCATAAATGCATCGCTAGTGCCAATCTACTGGGAATGATCTTTACCAATAAATACCTCTACCACTTACCGATTTACCGCACCCGCCAGATGCTCATCCAAATGGGAGTTACCATTCCGGAGTCCACGCTGGAATCATGGATAAAACTTGGAGCCAATTTATTGCGACCTTTATACGTGGTACATCGATTACATGTTTTCAGGGAAATTTATCAGATGATCGATGAATCACCAATAAAAGTGCAGGATCGCAACAAAAAAGGAACGTGTCATCAGGGGTACATGTGGGTTCGGTATGCCCCATTGTCAAAAAGCGTGCTGTTTGAGTACTACAAGAGCCGATCGGCCAATGGCCCCATCGACGACTTGAGTTCGTTCCGTGGATTTGTTCAAACCGACGGTTATAGTGGCTATACCTTTTTGGCAAAAAAAGCAGGACTGACTCATTTATCATGCTGGGCACATGCCAGACGGTATTTTGATGCCGCACTGAAGAACGATCAGGAACGGGCCTCGCACGTGCTAAGCCTCATTCAGCTTCTCTATGCCATTGAGGCCATTGCACGGGAACAAAATCTATCCCATGAGCAACGGCATGCTCTGCGGCTGGAAAAAGCTCTGCCTGTAATTAACGAAATTGGAGCATATATTAACAAGCACAAAGGATCTGTAATACCAAGAAGTCCTCTGGGCAAAGCTTTTGAATATTGCAAAAATCGCTGGACAAGCCTGCAAAACTATCTTACCAACGGAATACTGGAGATAGACAGCAATCTGGTTGAGAACTCTATTCGCCCTCTGGCTCTGGGACGTAAGAACTATTTGTTTGCCGGTTCACATGATGCTGCCAAAAATATCGCAATGTTCTACAGCTTCTTTGGAACTTGCAAGAAACTTGACATTGATCCGCAAAAATGGCTAAAGTACGTCATGGAAAACATCCACATTACACCCGCCGAAAATTTCAAAGAACTTTTGCCGCAATTTATTGATAAAAGTTTGCTTCAGGAATAA
- a CDS encoding mechanosensitive ion channel family protein has translation MLDFFDKDLLAEQAIKIQKWLIFELPVILILLIAVIVTIKLIRLAINKLKKTMIRRAEKNIHVDTQETEKRINTLIGIIYGIIKVVLIMIVVMIILQKIGVNIAPILASAGIIGLAVGFGAQELVRDVISGFFLLLENQIRTGDVGIINGTGGLVEKIELRTLTLRDFAGVVHVFQNGKINTLSNMTKEWSAMVFDIGVAYKEDVNQVIDIMRQTGLELQNDPEFKDKIIEPIEIMGLDNFADSALVIKARFKTKPIMQWAVGREYRKRLKVAFDKNNIEIPFPHTTVYWGEKIAPLHLQMDKENQQ, from the coding sequence ATGTTAGATTTTTTTGATAAAGATTTGTTGGCGGAACAAGCCATCAAAATACAAAAATGGCTCATTTTTGAATTACCTGTTATATTGATTCTTTTGATTGCTGTGATAGTGACTATTAAATTGATACGTCTGGCTATTAATAAGCTTAAAAAGACCATGATAAGGCGAGCAGAGAAAAATATACATGTGGATACGCAGGAAACTGAAAAACGAATTAATACCTTGATTGGGATTATTTATGGTATCATAAAAGTTGTGTTGATCATGATTGTGGTAATGATAATTCTTCAAAAGATTGGAGTGAATATTGCCCCCATATTGGCCAGTGCTGGAATTATTGGACTGGCTGTTGGCTTTGGCGCACAGGAGTTGGTGCGTGATGTGATATCCGGATTTTTTTTACTGCTTGAAAACCAAATTAGAACGGGAGATGTGGGTATTATCAATGGAACTGGTGGATTGGTGGAGAAGATAGAATTACGAACGCTGACTTTACGCGACTTTGCAGGTGTAGTTCATGTTTTTCAGAATGGTAAAATCAATACCTTATCTAATATGACCAAGGAATGGTCGGCCATGGTATTTGATATTGGAGTCGCCTATAAAGAAGATGTGAACCAGGTTATTGATATCATGCGACAAACGGGATTGGAATTACAGAACGACCCGGAATTTAAAGATAAGATTATAGAACCTATTGAAATCATGGGGCTGGATAACTTTGCGGATAGTGCTCTGGTTATTAAAGCAAGATTCAAAACAAAGCCTATTATGCAATGGGCGGTAGGTAGAGAATATCGAAAGCGCTTAAAAGTTGCTTTTGATAAAAATAATATCGAAATTCCATTTCCACATACCACTGTTTATTGGGGAGAAAAAATTGCACCACTTCATCTTCAGATGGATAAAGAAAATCAACAATAA
- the tnpB gene encoding IS66 family insertion sequence element accessory protein TnpB (TnpB, as the term is used for proteins encoded by IS66 family insertion elements, is considered an accessory protein, since TnpC, encoded by a neighboring gene, is a DDE family transposase.) — protein MIGLSANLQYYLCCKPVDMRNGFDGLAGIVRNILKQDPVSGSVFIFINRTGTHIKLLFWDGDGFALFYKRLERGRYFLEDQDKTTPSRLITREELMMILEGLSFKKFETKKAI, from the coding sequence ATGATTGGGCTGAGTGCAAACTTGCAGTACTATTTGTGCTGCAAGCCTGTTGATATGCGTAATGGCTTTGATGGACTGGCCGGAATCGTGCGCAATATATTGAAGCAGGATCCTGTCAGTGGTTCCGTTTTCATTTTTATAAATCGCACCGGAACACATATAAAGCTGTTATTTTGGGACGGAGATGGTTTTGCCTTGTTTTACAAACGTCTGGAGCGAGGTAGATATTTTCTAGAAGACCAGGATAAAACAACACCATCACGACTCATTACCCGGGAAGAGTTGATGATGATTTTGGAAGGTCTTTCCTTTAAAAAATTTGAAACGAAAAAAGCGATTTAA
- the tnpA gene encoding IS66 family insertion sequence element accessory protein TnpA, with amino-acid sequence MKRRKSLNRSMFEHVVLQQESGQTIGSYAKQIGVTRSKMQYWVGKYKALEKTQKTESDTSLKFIDLNSFGLQNAQVDSFASTESSATTAVSSLQDERLPQMSLTFPNGMSLKIY; translated from the coding sequence ATGAAACGCAGAAAATCCTTAAACCGAAGCATGTTTGAGCATGTGGTTCTACAGCAGGAAAGCGGCCAAACTATAGGAAGTTACGCCAAACAAATTGGAGTAACACGCTCGAAAATGCAATACTGGGTAGGTAAATACAAAGCCCTTGAAAAGACTCAAAAAACAGAAAGCGACACCAGCCTGAAATTTATTGACCTTAACTCATTCGGTCTTCAGAATGCACAGGTTGATTCTTTCGCCTCAACAGAATCTTCGGCAACAACGGCAGTTTCATCGCTACAGGATGAGCGATTGCCGCAAATGAGCCTTACTTTTCCGAACGGCATGAGCCTGAAAATTTACTAG